The genomic interval CATCCGAGTCCGCGAGCGATAGAATCAGTATCGGCGGTTCAATCCGCATTTCTGGTAGAGTTTCGTTCAGCGACCCGAACAAATTGCAGCGTTTTGTCGAGTCGTTTAGGATTCAGCAGACTTGGCAGCTCGATCGCAAGCAATCTGGACCGAAGACATGACTCCCCCACACCCAAAGAATCCGCTACACGGCGTCACACTCGCCGCCATGCTCGAACAACTCGTCGAACAGTATGGCTGGGAAACTCTGAGCCAATCGATCCCGGTTCGCTGCTTCACATACCATCCGAGCCTCAAATCAAGCCTGCACTTCCTGCGGCGAACCCCTTGGGCTCGCGCCAAAGTCGAATCGCTGTACCTGCACTACTTAGAAGAGAAACCAGCCGCATTCGAAGAGTTGCCAGCAGTAGAGCCCACACCCACCGAAGAGTGAGCCCAATGATCGAAGCCTCGTCGAACCATGGGTTCGATGTTCGATTTACCGTCGAAGCCGCTGATTTGGGGCCTTTCGGGGTTTTCCGAAAGATGTACTGACAGTACACTCCAGGTGATCCGCGCAGGGACGGTGCGGTCGTACGGACTGAAATCCGGCCGTTCCTGCCGATGCCAAAGGCACGCAACCATCATTGAGGGAATGGTTCGGATCGAGACTGGATCTTAGACTTATCGGAAGGGATGCCGCGATGTCTGCGAAGTCGTTTCGTTTGCTCCATGCTGCAAACCTTCAACTGGACTGCCCTCTCCGCGGAGCGGGCCTCCAAAACGACGAGATTCGCGACATTCTTGACGCGGCCACGCTGACCGCGTTTGAACGGATCGTCACGATCGCAATTGAAAAAGACGTCGATGGCGTCTTGATCACGGGCAACACATTCGACGCCAGCTTCGCCAGCCTCGCCGCAGAAGTCGCGATGCGCGAGGGGTTCTCACGACTCGCCGATCACAATATTCCCGTCTTTATCACTCCGGGCGAAATGGATCCGGACGCCGCGTGGCTTGATCTACCTCGATTGCCCGACAACGTCACGCTTTTCACCGATGTCACCGATCCACCGGTCGACCTGACGAGCCACGGTCACCTGCTCGCAACACTCTTCCCCGTAACGGCCACGACCTCGATCGAACCCGAGGAACTCGCGAACATTCTGGGCGGCCGTACCACGTCGAAAGGCAATCGCCCCTTCGTCGTCGGGATGCTGTTGTCAGGCTCGGCCGGCGGACCAAAGGATGCTCGCAAATCAAAGCAGAACCGCTTCGCCGCACTCGACTGGGTCGTTTGCCACGAGGGAACGAACGCCGATTCTCTGCCATTAACCGACGGACACGCTCATATGCAGTCCGCACCACAGGGACTCGATCGCTCGGAAACCGGAGCACGCGGCGTAACACTGTTGGAAGTGGATTCGGCACGAAAAACGAAACTGACGAAAATTCCCGTGGCACCGGTTCGCTGGGAAACAATCGTTCAGCCAATCGACCATGTCAAAGATCGCGAAGCACTGCTCGAACGGATGCTCGGCCAATTGGAGCGTTTGCCCAATTTCCACGGCGAACTGGTCCGGATCATCGACTGGAAACTTGACCGAACATCGGGCGAAGCCAACGGCTGGGAGTCGGACACCGCGGCAAAGGAGCTGGGAGAAGCACTCACAGAGCTCAGCGATCAACCCGATGGTCTGCGGTATGTGCATCGAGTGAGTGCGCTCGAGCCTGACTTGACGTTGATCGAGCCCGCCCACCGAGAAGTCCTCACCGAATATCTGCTGGCACTGGAACGTCGAGCCCCTTCAAAACAGGCCGATTTTGCGAAATGGATTGCCGAGGCACGTGTCGGTGATCTTGTGAATTCGGGACGTTGGGAACAATGGAGTGAATCGCTTCAGCCACAGCAGGTCACAGAACGTGCGCAACAACTCGGCTGGAAGTGGTTCGCAACGATCGGGAAGAAATAAGTAACGGCAACAAGGTTGATTCGGAGCACCGTGAACGACGGTGCCCGCGATCTATGCATCATCGACGAGCGGCGTTGTGCAGCAAGGAGGGACATCCCGATGCGGATCACCGGGATTGAGATCGAACGATTCGGCGTCTGGCAAAACTACCGGCAACCACTGAACCGGGAGGGGTTGACGGTCTTTTACGGCCCGAACGAAGCCGGCAAGACGACCCTGCTCAGGTTTATCCGTGGCGTCCTGTACGGTTTCCCGCCCGACGATCAACTGCTTCCTAATAAGAAGAAGTCACGTCGAGAATCACAGTCGGGCCTTCTGCGCGTCGAACATCGCGGCCGCGAGTTCGAGATTCGACGCT from Schlesneria paludicola DSM 18645 carries:
- a CDS encoding VF530 family protein — protein: MTPPHPKNPLHGVTLAAMLEQLVEQYGWETLSQSIPVRCFTYHPSLKSSLHFLRRTPWARAKVESLYLHYLEEKPAAFEELPAVEPTPTEE
- a CDS encoding metallophosphoesterase family protein, encoding MSAKSFRLLHAANLQLDCPLRGAGLQNDEIRDILDAATLTAFERIVTIAIEKDVDGVLITGNTFDASFASLAAEVAMREGFSRLADHNIPVFITPGEMDPDAAWLDLPRLPDNVTLFTDVTDPPVDLTSHGHLLATLFPVTATTSIEPEELANILGGRTTSKGNRPFVVGMLLSGSAGGPKDARKSKQNRFAALDWVVCHEGTNADSLPLTDGHAHMQSAPQGLDRSETGARGVTLLEVDSARKTKLTKIPVAPVRWETIVQPIDHVKDREALLERMLGQLERLPNFHGELVRIIDWKLDRTSGEANGWESDTAAKELGEALTELSDQPDGLRYVHRVSALEPDLTLIEPAHREVLTEYLLALERRAPSKQADFAKWIAEARVGDLVNSGRWEQWSESLQPQQVTERAQQLGWKWFATIGKK